From Antedon mediterranea chromosome 9, ecAntMedi1.1, whole genome shotgun sequence, a single genomic window includes:
- the LOC140059164 gene encoding uncharacterized protein, translating into MLKAIRGNNWTDREVKELIELWKDPDLRKEIDSNKKRCKLDTWYELATRLANLGYPTRSGPQIHNKINDLRRSYQRAKVELNDGSDRIVVMRQYPFYEMLKKVIVDKKQAQSEGGENSFMSGIECDGQDDDSSIDETLLDDTNSSNSINFALSDDDYTPNKDGETSGVGNTESKQFQENTYEDLTNQGKDGEPHQAKGSESSQQSRSGKKRQRVSLKDRTVEALAKKMKDITAESDKKFLMIEEKRRREDLEQRREDRKCMMKMMELIKDSMEERKQADERRRKDFEALMEVLGQSSSSSSKS; encoded by the exons ATGTTGAAAGCTATACGAGGAAACAACTGGACTGACAGAGAAGTAAAAGAATTGATAGAACTATGGAAAGATCCAGATCTGAGAAAGGAAATAGATTCAAATAAAAAGCGATGTAAATTGGACACTTGGTATGAATTGGCAACACGGCTTGCCAACTTGGGATACCCAACACGAAGTGGACCACAAATCCACAATAAAATCAATGATCTCAGAAGATCGTATCAAAGAGCTAAAGTTGAATTAAATGATGGCTCAGATCGTATAGTAGTAATGAGACAATATCCTTTTTATGAGATGCTAAAGAAGGTGATTGTTGACAAGAAACAAGCTCAATCAGAAGGAGGAGAGAACAGTTTCATGAGTGGAATTGAATGCGACGGTCAAGATGATG ATTCAAGCATTGACGAAACTCTGCTGGATGATACAAACAGTTCCAATTCAATAA ACTTTGCACTTAGCGATGATGACTATACTCCAAATAAAGATGGAGAAACAAGTGGTGTAGGAAATACAGAAAGTAAACAGTTTCAAGAAAACACTTATGaag ATCTGACAAACCAAGGGAAAGATGGAGAACCACATCAAGCAAAAGGTTCTGAATCTAGTCAACAGTCTAGATCAG GTAAAAAGCGACAGCGTGTGAGCCTTAAAGACAGAACAGTAGAAGCACTTGCAAAGAAAATGAAAGATATAACGGCCGAATCTGATAAGAAATTCTTAATGATTGAAGAGAAGCGAAGAAGAGAGGATTTGGAGCAACGAAGAGAGGATAGAAAGTGTATGATGAAAATGATGGAATTAATCAAAGATTCAATGGAAGAAAGGAAACAAGCTGACGAGAGGAGACGAAAAGATTTTGAAGCATTGATGGAGGTTTTAGGTCAAAGTTCATCATCGTCATCCAAGAGCtag